The Legionella lansingensis DNA window CAATTGTTTTGCCAAAATCATTTCATCCTGACTGATAGGATTTTCGTTAGACATACCAGCCACATGGGTAACCCCATAGGGAGTACCACCCGTCCGCGTTGTGCTTAGACTCGCTTCAGTATAAGGCAATCCAATAATGAGCATCCCATGATGCAGCAAGGGTAACATCATACTCGTTAGAGTAGTCTCCTGTCCTCCATGCATAGAAGCAGATGAAGAAAAAACGCACGCAGGCTTATCAACCAAATCACCAGCCAACCACAGTGGCGTTGTCATATCCAAAAAATATTTTAGAGGAGATGCCATGTTACCAAAGCGCGTTGGGCTACCTAGAGCGAGCCCTTGACAATCACGAAGATCGTCCAAGGTGACATAAGGTGCTCCATGCTCAGGGACAAGTTCATCAACAGCTTCACAGGTCGCCGAAACAGGTGGGACTGTTCTTAATCGTGCCTCCATACTGCCAATACCTTCTATGCCGCGAGCTATATATTGGGCAAGTTGGGCTGTGGCTCCATGACGAGAATAATAAAGAACAAGAACATAGGGTTTAGTCATGAATAAGCTCCAAGACTTTTTCTGGCGGACGGGCAACAACCACTTTTTCACCGACAATGGCAATCGGTCTTTGCAGCAACTGAGGATAATCAATGAGTGCTTGCAAAATGGTAACCTCATCAGCTTCTGCCAAATGCAATTCTTTATAAAGCGTTTCGTTTTTACGAACAATCG harbors:
- the wrbA gene encoding NAD(P)H:quinone oxidoreductase, yielding MTKPYVLVLYYSRHGATAQLAQYIARGIEGIGSMEARLRTVPPVSATCEAVDELVPEHGAPYVTLDDLRDCQGLALGSPTRFGNMASPLKYFLDMTTPLWLAGDLVDKPACVFSSSASMHGGQETTLTSMMLPLLHHGMLIIGLPYTEASLSTTRTGGTPYGVTHVAGMSNENPISQDEMILAKQLGKRLGRIATQLYVNRP
- the arsC gene encoding arsenate reductase (glutaredoxin) (This arsenate reductase requires both glutathione and glutaredoxin to convert arsenate to arsenite, after which the efflux transporter formed by ArsA and ArsB can extrude the arsenite from the cell, providing resistance.): MLIVYHNPRCSKSRACLQLIQEAGVPLTVIDYIKNGLTLDSLRAFVTKLGLDAIVRKNETLYKELHLAEADEVTILQALIDYPQLLQRPIAIVGEKVVVARPPEKVLELIHD